One genomic region from Jiangella sp. DSM 45060 encodes:
- a CDS encoding Dyp-type peroxidase — translation MTDAATPQAVLGQLTEAAIFLVVTVDDGGEDVARDLLADLSGLTRAVGFRAPDDGLTCVAGIGAAAWPRVVGGEPPSGLHPFQEIAGRTHTAPATPGDLLFHLRARRMDLCFELATLITGRLAGAATVVDEVHGFRYFDQRDLLGFVDGTENPTGAAAAAAVLSGEPGFEGGSYVVVQKYVHDMDAWNALPVEEQERVIGRRKLSDVELSDAEQPANSHVALTTITDDDGEEREILRDNMPFGRAGAGEFGTYFIGYAAHPDVIEEMLVNMFVGRPPGNHDRILDFSVAVTGALFAVPTVDALDGLADPPSPTPATDGSLNVGSLRRSDAS, via the coding sequence GTGACCGACGCCGCGACGCCGCAGGCTGTGCTGGGCCAGTTGACCGAGGCCGCGATCTTCCTCGTCGTCACGGTCGACGATGGCGGCGAGGACGTCGCGCGCGACCTGCTGGCCGACCTGTCCGGGCTGACCCGCGCCGTCGGCTTCCGCGCCCCCGACGACGGCCTGACCTGCGTCGCCGGCATCGGAGCCGCCGCCTGGCCGCGGGTCGTCGGCGGCGAGCCGCCGTCCGGGCTGCACCCGTTCCAGGAGATCGCCGGCCGCACGCACACCGCACCCGCCACCCCCGGCGACCTGCTGTTCCACCTGCGCGCCCGGCGTATGGACCTCTGCTTCGAGCTGGCGACGCTGATCACCGGCCGACTGGCCGGCGCGGCCACCGTCGTCGACGAGGTGCACGGGTTCCGCTACTTCGACCAGCGCGACCTCCTCGGCTTCGTCGACGGGACGGAGAACCCGACCGGCGCGGCCGCCGCTGCCGCCGTCCTCTCCGGCGAGCCGGGGTTCGAGGGCGGCAGCTACGTCGTCGTGCAGAAGTACGTGCACGACATGGACGCGTGGAACGCGCTGCCGGTCGAGGAGCAGGAGCGGGTCATCGGCCGCCGCAAGCTCTCCGACGTCGAGCTGTCCGACGCCGAGCAGCCGGCCAACTCGCACGTCGCGCTCACCACGATCACCGACGACGACGGCGAGGAGCGCGAGATCCTGCGCGACAACATGCCGTTCGGCCGCGCCGGCGCCGGCGAGTTCGGCACCTACTTCATCGGTTACGCCGCGCACCCTGACGTCATCGAGGAGATGCTGGTCAACATGTTCGTCGGCCGGCCGCCGGGCAACCACGACCGCATACTCGACTTCTCCGTCGCGGTCACCGGCGCGCTGTTCGCCGTCCCCACGGTCGATGCCCTGGACGGCCTCGCCGACCCACCGAGCCCGACGCCCGCGACCGACGGCAGTCTGAACGTCGGCAGTCTCAGGAGGAGCGACGCCTCATGA
- a CDS encoding family 1 encapsulin nanocompartment shell protein, whose translation MNNLHRELAPVSAAAWADIEAEARRTFVQYVAARRVVDVIGPGDDVLHGVGTGHLRTLDAPGDGVLARSREVKPVVELRVPFTVDRQAVDDVERGAKDADWQPVKDAAKQIAYAEDRAIVAGFAAAGIEGIVAGTTNTPIALPGDVRDLPDVAAHALTTLRLAGVGGPYSLLLSADVYTAVEETTDHGYPIREHVARVLHDGEIVFAPAIDGGLLLSARGGDYELHLAQDLSIGYLSHDAHTVTLYFEEAFTFLVQTGESGVALES comes from the coding sequence ATGAACAACCTGCACCGCGAACTCGCGCCCGTCTCGGCGGCCGCCTGGGCCGACATCGAGGCCGAGGCGCGCCGCACCTTCGTCCAGTACGTCGCCGCCCGCCGCGTCGTCGACGTCATCGGCCCGGGCGACGACGTCCTGCACGGCGTCGGCACCGGGCACCTGCGAACGCTCGACGCGCCCGGCGACGGCGTGCTGGCGCGCAGCCGCGAGGTGAAGCCGGTCGTCGAGCTGCGCGTCCCCTTCACCGTCGACCGCCAGGCCGTCGACGACGTCGAACGCGGCGCCAAGGACGCCGACTGGCAGCCGGTGAAGGACGCGGCGAAGCAGATCGCGTACGCCGAGGACCGCGCCATCGTGGCCGGCTTCGCGGCGGCCGGCATCGAGGGCATCGTCGCCGGCACCACCAACACCCCGATCGCCCTCCCCGGCGACGTCCGCGACCTCCCCGACGTCGCGGCGCACGCCCTCACCACGCTCCGCCTCGCCGGCGTCGGCGGCCCGTACAGCCTGCTGCTGTCGGCGGACGTGTACACGGCGGTCGAGGAGACCACCGACCACGGCTACCCCATCCGCGAGCACGTCGCCCGCGTCCTGCACGACGGCGAGATCGTCTTCGCCCCCGCCATCGACGGCGGCCTGCTGCTCTCGGCCCGCGGCGGCGACTACGAGCTGCACCTCGCCCAGGACCTCTCCATCGGCTACCTGTCCCACGACGCCCACACGGTGACGCTGTACTTCGAGGAGGCCTTCACCTTCCTCGTCCAGACCGGCGAATCCGGCGTCGCACTGGAGAGTTAG
- a CDS encoding addiction module protein, with translation MTGRAEELLRAALALPRTDRADVAAELLASLDESGDTDRQAVEAAWAREIERRARRVLAGESSAEDWGAVRARLSDR, from the coding sequence ATGACGGGCCGAGCCGAAGAACTGCTGCGCGCGGCGCTGGCGCTGCCCCGCACCGACCGCGCCGACGTCGCGGCCGAACTGCTGGCGAGCCTCGATGAGTCCGGCGACACGGATCGCCAGGCCGTAGAAGCAGCTTGGGCTCGCGAGATCGAACGGCGCGCACGTCGCGTGCTCGCAGGCGAGTCCAGTGCCGAGGACTGGGGCGCCGTCCGCGCTCGCCTCAGCGACCGTTGA
- a CDS encoding multicopper oxidase family protein codes for MEHSHHDAHHHAPAAEPFPTDPAGLPEATAPTALEPGDGDTVALTIAPVAKRLDGATVRMLAYNGSVPGPALTVRQGSELTVDVTNEGDLETTVHWHGLRLDNSSDGVPGDTQAPIAVGGRHTYRLRFPDPGLYWYHPHLREDYTQELGLYGTILVRPADAGYWPPAHRDVVLTLDDLLVEDGRIAPFSPAETTHAAMGRFGNVYLTGGDPAPRLTADAGEVVRFWLVDTANTRTFDVRVPGAPMKLVGGDSGRVEHDEFVDGVVVAPSERAVVDVLFPAPGEYALEHHTPVGTHRLATVTVGATPATPDLTAAFETLGGAPDLAAERAGLGPWLAAEPDEVLSFVAELSMGHGDHGGHHEHHAYHGHDGPSATAGGIEWEDEMAEMNRASTSATVAWRIVDPATGEEPVWRFTVGQRVKIRLVNELESDHPMQHPFHLHGAGRFLVLARDGATEANLVWKDTVLVRTGETVDLLFDVTNPGRWMAHCHIAEHHESGMMFGFTVDEAATAAP; via the coding sequence ATGGAGCACAGCCACCACGACGCGCACCACCATGCGCCCGCCGCCGAGCCGTTCCCGACCGACCCGGCCGGGCTGCCCGAGGCCACCGCGCCCACCGCGCTCGAGCCCGGCGACGGCGACACCGTCGCGCTGACCATCGCGCCGGTGGCGAAGCGGCTGGACGGCGCCACCGTGCGCATGCTCGCCTACAACGGCTCGGTCCCCGGCCCCGCGCTGACCGTCCGCCAGGGCAGCGAGCTCACCGTCGACGTCACGAACGAGGGCGACCTGGAGACGACGGTGCACTGGCACGGCCTGCGGCTGGACAACAGCAGCGACGGCGTGCCGGGCGACACGCAGGCGCCGATCGCCGTCGGCGGGCGGCACACGTACCGGCTGCGCTTCCCCGACCCCGGCCTGTACTGGTACCACCCGCACCTGCGCGAGGACTACACCCAGGAGCTCGGCCTCTACGGCACCATCCTGGTCCGCCCCGCCGACGCCGGCTACTGGCCGCCCGCGCACCGCGACGTCGTCCTGACGCTGGACGACCTGCTGGTCGAGGACGGCCGCATCGCGCCGTTCAGCCCGGCCGAGACGACGCACGCGGCCATGGGCCGGTTCGGCAACGTGTACCTCACCGGTGGCGACCCCGCCCCGCGGCTGACGGCGGACGCCGGCGAGGTGGTGCGGTTCTGGCTGGTCGACACCGCCAACACGCGGACGTTCGACGTGCGGGTGCCGGGCGCGCCGATGAAGCTGGTCGGCGGCGACTCCGGCCGCGTCGAGCACGACGAGTTCGTCGACGGCGTGGTGGTCGCGCCGTCCGAGCGGGCCGTCGTCGACGTGCTGTTCCCGGCGCCGGGCGAGTACGCGCTGGAGCACCACACCCCCGTCGGCACGCACCGGCTGGCGACGGTGACCGTCGGCGCAACCCCGGCCACGCCCGACCTCACCGCGGCGTTCGAGACCCTCGGCGGCGCGCCCGACCTCGCCGCCGAGCGCGCCGGGCTCGGCCCGTGGCTCGCGGCCGAGCCCGACGAGGTGCTGTCGTTCGTCGCCGAGCTGAGCATGGGTCACGGCGACCACGGCGGCCACCACGAGCACCACGCGTACCACGGCCACGACGGGCCCAGCGCGACCGCCGGCGGCATCGAGTGGGAGGACGAGATGGCGGAGATGAACCGCGCCTCGACCTCCGCCACCGTCGCCTGGCGCATCGTCGACCCCGCCACCGGCGAGGAACCGGTCTGGCGCTTCACCGTCGGCCAGCGGGTGAAGATCAGGCTGGTCAACGAGCTGGAGTCGGACCACCCGATGCAGCACCCGTTCCACCTGCACGGCGCCGGCCGGTTCCTCGTCCTGGCCCGCGACGGCGCCACCGAGGCGAACCTGGTGTGGAAGGACACCGTGCTGGTCCGCACCGGCGAGACCGTCGACCTGCTGTTCGACGTGACGAACCCGGGCCGCTGGATGGCGCACTGCCACATCGCCGAGCACCACGAGAGCGGCATGATGTTCGGCTTCACCGTCGACGAGGCGGCTACCGCGGCACCGTGA
- a CDS encoding metallophosphoesterase gives MRRTLLGHAVVATVLVVAGVVGVRLVLGPPSDPAPAAVAGEPAPPATDDPLARIAVAGDTGTGDAAERATVAEMVTQAERGGGGYDAVLLLGDLVYEDGDASRVDDAVTEPFAPLLDDGVPLLPVLGNHDYESGEQDRIMAALGRDATWYEQRVGPARVLVLDTERTGDAEQTAWLKERLAAPQPAGTWTVVALHRPPYSAGQHGSDPRVRADWVPLFDEYDVPLVLAGHDHDYQRSDVLDGVVYVVSGAGAKLRPTGHADFTAVSSSTLHYVDLLVYADRLVGRAIDQSGALVDVFTVPR, from the coding sequence GTGCGCCGCACCCTGCTGGGTCACGCCGTCGTCGCCACGGTGCTGGTGGTGGCGGGCGTCGTCGGGGTGCGGCTGGTGCTGGGGCCGCCGTCCGACCCGGCGCCGGCCGCGGTGGCGGGCGAGCCTGCGCCGCCGGCGACCGACGACCCGCTGGCACGCATCGCCGTCGCCGGCGACACCGGGACCGGCGACGCGGCCGAGCGGGCCACCGTCGCGGAGATGGTGACGCAGGCGGAGCGCGGCGGTGGCGGCTACGACGCGGTGCTGCTGCTGGGGGACCTCGTCTACGAGGACGGCGACGCCTCGCGGGTCGACGACGCCGTCACCGAGCCGTTCGCGCCGCTGCTCGACGACGGCGTGCCGCTGCTGCCGGTGCTCGGCAACCACGACTACGAGAGCGGCGAGCAGGACCGGATCATGGCGGCGCTCGGCCGCGACGCCACCTGGTACGAGCAGCGGGTCGGGCCGGCGCGGGTGCTCGTCCTCGACACCGAGCGCACCGGCGACGCCGAGCAGACGGCGTGGCTGAAGGAGCGGCTGGCGGCGCCGCAGCCGGCCGGCACGTGGACCGTCGTCGCGCTGCACCGGCCGCCGTACTCGGCCGGGCAGCACGGGTCGGACCCGCGGGTGCGGGCCGACTGGGTGCCGCTGTTCGACGAGTACGACGTGCCGCTGGTGCTGGCCGGCCACGACCACGACTACCAGCGCTCGGACGTGCTCGACGGCGTCGTCTACGTGGTGTCGGGGGCGGGTGCGAAGCTGCGGCCCACCGGCCACGCCGACTTCACCGCCGTCAGCTCGTCCACCCTCCACTACGTCGACCTGCTGGTCTACGCCGACCGCCTGGTCGGGCGGGCGATCGACCAGTCCGGCGCGCTGGTCGACGTGTTCACGGTGCCGCGGTAG
- a CDS encoding ABC transporter substrate-binding protein: protein MREKGRRTTRATARASTRAIKRARARERTPAPSPARTRARTAAAAVAASTLALALVLAGCGGDSTAADGRVEITVWHTESTPTTVAALDEIIADYEAANPGVTVNQESVGWGDLQVKFQAALAAGDLPEITQVEPMFVRTLYSQDLLVPLDDVVDSLGDDYLPQLRDMFALPDGHDYGVVHAWGTDSVVYRADLYANAPGAGTPEDLKTWDDSVEQWKAVSEANDDAYGLMLAGDAAHNVNEEVYLWLGSNGGHLFDENGHVTIDTPQMREVLEYWVELRDSGALSPAWSSQTYADSLSSLALGEAATIFSFGRATYTFEDQAPELVPGEDIKVAPNRPVGPSGDDWITQLDAEPWVVFKDSPDAEAAADFLEFFFERQNYLRWIGSVPTQLLPVRASTFDDADYRALPEVRTWEFWIDQQRQMLESGQAYPLMVTQWSDLELPYVSDLYGSEILVDMVMDVVENGKDIDEAMDDAQARADELLSPLYDD from the coding sequence ATGCGCGAGAAGGGCCGACGCACCACCCGGGCCACGGCCCGAGCCAGCACCCGCGCCATCAAGCGGGCCCGAGCCCGCGAACGAACCCCCGCCCCGTCCCCGGCCAGGACCCGGGCCCGCACCGCGGCCGCTGCCGTCGCGGCGTCGACGCTGGCGCTGGCGCTCGTCCTGGCCGGCTGCGGCGGCGACTCCACCGCGGCCGACGGCCGGGTCGAGATCACCGTCTGGCACACCGAGTCGACGCCGACGACGGTGGCGGCGCTGGACGAGATCATCGCCGACTACGAGGCCGCGAACCCGGGCGTCACCGTCAACCAGGAGTCGGTCGGCTGGGGCGACCTGCAGGTGAAGTTCCAGGCGGCGCTGGCCGCCGGCGACCTGCCGGAGATCACCCAGGTCGAGCCGATGTTCGTCCGCACGCTCTACTCGCAGGACCTGCTGGTGCCGCTGGACGACGTGGTCGACTCGCTCGGCGACGACTACCTGCCGCAACTGCGCGACATGTTCGCGCTGCCCGACGGCCACGACTACGGGGTGGTGCACGCGTGGGGCACCGACTCCGTCGTCTACCGCGCCGACCTGTACGCGAACGCGCCCGGCGCCGGCACGCCCGAGGACCTGAAGACCTGGGACGACTCGGTCGAGCAGTGGAAGGCCGTGTCGGAGGCGAACGACGACGCGTACGGGCTGATGCTGGCCGGCGACGCCGCGCACAACGTGAACGAGGAGGTGTACCTCTGGCTCGGCTCCAACGGCGGGCACCTGTTCGACGAGAACGGGCACGTCACCATCGACACGCCGCAGATGCGTGAGGTGCTGGAGTACTGGGTCGAGCTGCGCGACAGCGGGGCGCTCTCGCCGGCGTGGTCGTCGCAGACCTACGCGGACAGCCTCAGCTCGCTGGCGCTGGGCGAGGCGGCCACGATCTTCTCCTTCGGCCGTGCCACGTACACGTTCGAGGACCAGGCACCCGAGCTCGTGCCGGGCGAGGACATCAAGGTCGCGCCGAACCGGCCGGTCGGGCCGTCCGGCGACGACTGGATCACCCAGCTCGACGCGGAGCCGTGGGTGGTCTTCAAGGACTCCCCCGACGCCGAGGCGGCCGCGGACTTCCTGGAGTTCTTCTTCGAGCGGCAGAACTACCTGCGCTGGATCGGCAGCGTCCCCACCCAGCTGCTGCCGGTGCGCGCGTCGACGTTCGACGACGCCGACTACCGGGCGCTGCCGGAGGTCCGGACGTGGGAGTTCTGGATCGACCAGCAGCGCCAGATGCTCGAGTCCGGCCAGGCCTACCCGCTCATGGTGACGCAGTGGTCGGACCTGGAACTGCCGTACGTGAGCGACCTCTACGGCTCGGAGATCCTCGTCGACATGGTCATGGACGTCGTCGAGAACGGCAAGGACATCGACGAGGCGATGGACGACGCCCAGGCCCGGGCCGACGAGCTGCTCTCCCCGCTCTACGACGACTGA
- a CDS encoding carbohydrate ABC transporter permease, whose product MSLTRTTTAAPPGARTEGPRPRRRMPGWFWGALLLSPAFLLVAGVIATPIAYLVRLSFTDAHAYLPKFGSVGFDNYVALLRAPHFWDSVRTTVWYAGLTVGLQLVLGVLIALLLHQRFRGRGVVRLVALAPYMVPSIVVALVFRWLLDPTTGAYSWLVDKVWPGSEPPNLLSPNHIFWSLVAVSVWMFTPFIVISVLARLQTVDPSVVEAATVDGAGAWRRFWHIVLPELKPVLYTLILLRFMFMFTKFDVVYLFAGTGTEVRTLPVLTFQRIFGEARLGSGAAVAMVLFVLLMIFTTVYLRTLYREREETA is encoded by the coding sequence ATGTCTCTGACGCGAACGACGACGGCCGCGCCGCCCGGCGCCCGCACGGAAGGTCCACGCCCACGACGGCGCATGCCCGGCTGGTTCTGGGGCGCGCTGCTGCTGTCCCCCGCGTTCCTGCTGGTGGCCGGCGTCATCGCGACGCCGATCGCCTACCTGGTGCGGCTCAGTTTCACCGACGCGCACGCCTACCTGCCGAAGTTCGGCTCGGTCGGGTTCGACAACTACGTGGCGCTGCTGCGCGCGCCGCATTTCTGGGACAGCGTCCGCACGACGGTCTGGTACGCGGGCCTGACGGTGGGCCTGCAACTGGTGCTCGGCGTGCTCATCGCGCTGCTGCTGCACCAGCGCTTCCGCGGCCGCGGCGTCGTGCGGCTGGTCGCGCTGGCGCCGTACATGGTGCCGTCGATCGTGGTGGCGCTGGTGTTCCGCTGGCTGCTCGACCCCACGACGGGCGCCTATTCGTGGCTCGTCGACAAGGTCTGGCCCGGGTCGGAGCCGCCGAACCTGCTCAGCCCGAACCACATCTTCTGGTCGCTGGTCGCGGTGTCGGTGTGGATGTTCACCCCGTTCATCGTCATCAGCGTGCTGGCCCGGCTGCAGACGGTCGACCCGTCGGTCGTGGAGGCGGCGACGGTGGACGGCGCGGGCGCGTGGCGGCGGTTCTGGCACATCGTGCTGCCGGAGCTGAAGCCGGTGCTCTACACGCTGATCCTGCTGCGCTTCATGTTCATGTTCACCAAGTTCGACGTGGTGTACCTCTTCGCCGGGACGGGGACCGAAGTGCGCACGCTGCCCGTCCTCACTTTCCAGCGCATCTTCGGCGAGGCCCGGCTGGGTTCCGGCGCCGCCGTCGCGATGGTGCTGTTCGTGCTGCTGATGATCTTCACGACGGTCTACCTGCGCACGCTCTACCGCGAGCGGGAGGAGACGGCATGA
- a CDS encoding carbohydrate ABC transporter permease, translating to MTTALHRLSRVRWYLVIGVVLLVAINGFPFYWMALTSVKPGTELFSYPPKFLTTAPDLGGFQRLFETTNFLTYAKNSLIIATGATVLSVVVSALAAYGLTRFPFPGSRAFSTAILYAYTFAPIVIVVPLYGMFREAGLINSHFGMILAYASFGVPFSLWLLQPFFRAIPAELEEAAFVDGANRVKSAWYVVFPQALPGLIAVSVFTFLLAWEDYLFARVLITQDDLKTLPIALHDLYNASLQDWPLLMAAAVLINLPVLIAFLFVQKYLVAGWGAGAIK from the coding sequence ATGACCACCGCCCTGCACCGGCTGAGCCGGGTCCGCTGGTACCTCGTGATCGGCGTCGTCCTGCTGGTCGCGATCAACGGGTTCCCGTTCTACTGGATGGCGCTGACCTCGGTGAAGCCGGGGACGGAGCTGTTCTCGTACCCGCCGAAGTTCCTGACGACGGCGCCGGACCTCGGCGGCTTCCAGCGGCTGTTCGAGACCACGAACTTCCTGACGTACGCGAAGAACAGCCTGATCATCGCGACCGGCGCGACGGTGCTGTCGGTGGTGGTGTCGGCGCTGGCGGCGTACGGGCTGACGCGGTTCCCGTTCCCCGGCAGTCGCGCGTTCAGCACGGCGATCCTCTACGCGTACACGTTCGCGCCGATCGTCATCGTCGTGCCGCTGTACGGGATGTTCCGCGAGGCCGGGCTGATCAACAGCCACTTCGGCATGATCCTCGCTTACGCCTCGTTCGGCGTGCCGTTCAGCCTGTGGCTGCTGCAGCCGTTCTTCCGGGCGATCCCGGCGGAGCTGGAGGAGGCGGCGTTCGTCGACGGCGCCAACCGGGTGAAGAGCGCGTGGTACGTCGTGTTCCCGCAGGCGCTGCCCGGGCTGATCGCGGTGTCGGTGTTCACGTTCCTGCTGGCCTGGGAGGACTACCTGTTCGCCCGGGTGCTGATCACGCAGGACGACCTGAAGACGCTGCCGATCGCGCTGCACGACCTCTACAACGCCAGCCTGCAGGACTGGCCGCTGCTGATGGCGGCCGCCGTCCTCATCAACCTACCCGTCCTCATCGCGTTCCTGTTCGTCCAGAAGTACCTGGTCGCGGGCTGGGGCGCGGGAGCCATCAAGTAG
- a CDS encoding enoyl-CoA hydratase/isomerase family protein, protein MYVGYEVREGTAWIRIERPEKLNALDLSGWHAITAHLARAADEAPGPVVLTGTGRAFCAGDDIATFQEHATPEQGMDFFIGGLYATIEAIVTHPYPVIAAVNGIAFGGGCELVLVSDLAIAADGATFSLPEGRIGAWPTVAVGVAAHVSGRKLAGELSYEMPVLDATEARRFGLVNRVVPADGLEDEVRATVARIGAASPHALRQTKRFLTEELISAGLPKVRRALTALVEETLPTHDLQEGTAAFLEKRAPVFDGK, encoded by the coding sequence ATGTACGTCGGTTACGAGGTCCGTGAGGGGACCGCCTGGATCCGGATCGAGCGCCCGGAGAAGCTCAACGCGCTCGACCTGTCCGGCTGGCACGCCATCACCGCGCACCTGGCGCGGGCGGCGGACGAGGCGCCCGGCCCGGTGGTGCTGACGGGGACGGGGCGGGCGTTCTGCGCCGGCGACGACATCGCCACCTTCCAGGAGCACGCCACCCCCGAGCAGGGCATGGACTTCTTCATCGGCGGGCTGTACGCGACCATCGAGGCGATCGTCACGCACCCGTACCCGGTGATCGCCGCGGTCAACGGCATCGCGTTCGGCGGCGGTTGCGAACTGGTGCTGGTCAGCGACCTCGCCATCGCCGCCGACGGCGCGACGTTCAGCCTGCCGGAGGGCCGCATCGGCGCCTGGCCGACGGTCGCCGTCGGGGTGGCGGCGCACGTCAGCGGGCGCAAGCTCGCGGGCGAGCTGTCCTACGAGATGCCGGTGCTGGACGCCACCGAGGCGCGGCGGTTCGGCCTGGTCAACCGGGTCGTCCCGGCGGACGGGCTGGAGGACGAGGTGCGCGCCACCGTCGCGCGCATCGGGGCCGCGTCGCCGCACGCGCTGCGTCAGACCAAGCGGTTCCTCACCGAGGAGCTGATCAGCGCCGGGCTGCCGAAGGTGCGCCGGGCGCTGACGGCGCTGGTCGAGGAGACGCTGCCCACGCACGACCTCCAGGAGGGCACCGCCGCCTTCCTGGAGAAGCGCGCGCCGGTCTTCGACGGGAAGTGA
- a CDS encoding CaiB/BaiF CoA-transferase family protein, with the protein MTTLPLDGVRVLDFAHMMQGPWAAEMLGDLGADVIKVEVVGTGERGRQSGTTFLNGVSAQFLAMNRNKRSLAVDLKHPDGLRVAEALVGTADVLIQNFRPGVMERLGLGWSRARELNPRLVYCTASGYGAGVPDPRKPGQDLLAQARTGALWLTGTADDAPTPAGPFVADVHAATMLALGATAALLERARTGRGRLVEVDLVGAMLHQTVQEVVSTLNSGEPPRRPAAVPGSAFLEAPYGVHAAADGYVAISLTTMEALAAGLGAPEILEKFPDKQAATDRRDELNALVGALVATRPAQEVLDALDAAGVWCAPVNDHRAMTTDPYVRWDRRRLEVEHPVAGTIELAGNPITLDGEQLPARRPAPLLGEHTAELLAELGLDAGALVAGGVVEVPR; encoded by the coding sequence ATGACGACCCTCCCCCTGGACGGCGTCCGCGTCCTCGACTTCGCCCACATGATGCAGGGCCCGTGGGCCGCCGAGATGCTCGGCGACCTCGGCGCCGACGTGATCAAGGTCGAGGTCGTGGGCACCGGCGAACGCGGCCGGCAGTCCGGCACCACGTTCCTCAACGGCGTCAGCGCGCAGTTCCTCGCGATGAACCGCAACAAGCGCTCGCTCGCCGTCGACCTCAAGCACCCGGACGGGCTGCGCGTCGCCGAGGCGCTGGTCGGCACCGCCGACGTGCTGATCCAGAACTTCCGGCCGGGCGTCATGGAGCGGCTCGGCCTCGGCTGGTCCCGCGCAAGGGAGCTCAACCCCCGCCTGGTGTACTGCACGGCCAGCGGGTACGGCGCCGGCGTGCCGGACCCGCGCAAGCCCGGCCAGGACCTGCTCGCCCAAGCCCGTACCGGCGCGCTCTGGCTGACCGGCACCGCCGACGACGCGCCCACTCCGGCCGGCCCGTTCGTCGCCGACGTCCACGCGGCGACGATGCTGGCCCTCGGCGCGACGGCGGCGCTGCTGGAACGCGCCCGGACCGGCCGCGGCCGCCTCGTCGAGGTCGACCTCGTCGGCGCGATGCTGCACCAGACCGTCCAGGAGGTGGTGTCGACGCTGAACTCCGGCGAGCCGCCGCGCCGCCCGGCCGCGGTGCCGGGCAGCGCGTTTCTCGAGGCGCCCTACGGCGTGCACGCGGCCGCCGACGGCTACGTCGCGATCTCGCTGACGACGATGGAGGCGCTGGCCGCGGGCCTCGGCGCGCCCGAGATCCTCGAGAAGTTCCCGGACAAGCAGGCCGCGACGGACCGCCGCGACGAGCTGAACGCGCTGGTCGGCGCCCTGGTCGCTACGCGGCCGGCGCAGGAGGTGCTGGACGCGCTGGACGCGGCCGGCGTCTGGTGCGCGCCGGTCAACGACCACCGGGCGATGACCACCGACCCGTACGTGCGCTGGGACCGGCGCCGGCTCGAGGTCGAGCACCCGGTCGCCGGCACGATCGAGCTGGCCGGCAATCCGATCACGCTGGACGGCGAGCAGCTGCCGGCCCGGCGGCCCGCTCCGCTGCTCGGCGAGCACACCGCCGAGCTGCTGGCCGAGTTGGGCCTGGACGCCGGCGCGCTGGTCGCCGGCGGTGTCGTGGAGGTGCCCCGATGA
- a CDS encoding MaoC/PaaZ C-terminal domain-containing protein, whose product MTVPWLPPVGASSVFRKTVTESDVGLFAGITGDFAPQHVDDEYMRSRPQGRRIAHGVLTLGLTSTASARLCEAHGVTAVSYGYDRVRFLRPVYLGETVTVDYVIERVDEAARKAFAAMTATAQDGERCLVGTHVLYCYPPEGAA is encoded by the coding sequence ATGACCGTCCCGTGGCTGCCGCCGGTCGGCGCGAGCAGCGTCTTCCGCAAGACCGTCACCGAGTCCGACGTCGGCCTGTTCGCCGGCATCACCGGCGACTTCGCGCCGCAGCACGTCGACGACGAGTACATGCGCTCGCGGCCGCAGGGCCGCCGCATCGCGCACGGCGTGCTGACGCTGGGGCTGACGTCGACGGCGTCGGCCCGGCTGTGCGAGGCGCACGGCGTGACGGCGGTGTCGTACGGCTACGACCGGGTCCGCTTCCTCCGTCCCGTCTACCTGGGCGAGACCGTCACCGTCGACTACGTGATCGAGCGCGTCGACGAGGCCGCCCGCAAGGCGTTCGCGGCGATGACCGCGACCGCCCAGGACGGCGAGCGCTGCCTCGTCGGCACCCACGTCCTCTACTGCTACCCGCCGGAAGGAGCCGCGTGA